A genomic region of Deinobacterium chartae contains the following coding sequences:
- a CDS encoding ABC transporter ATP-binding protein: MLLSARDLTRAVARKTLWHGLGFDLAPGERLAITGPSGSGKSLLLRALAALDPLESGQVYLEGRVQSAWPMPLYRARVMYLPQRPALGQGRVLDELRLPFGLRVHAHRTWREAAALEILEQLGRPASFLELEGAHLSGGERQLVALARALLLSPSVLLLDEATAALDPQAVRCAEDALERWVRAESGRALVWVSHDPAQRERVADRELNVRLAGGSP, encoded by the coding sequence ATGCTGCTGAGCGCCCGAGACCTCACCCGCGCAGTTGCCCGCAAGACGCTGTGGCACGGACTCGGTTTCGATCTGGCTCCCGGCGAGCGGCTGGCCATCACCGGACCTTCGGGCAGTGGTAAAAGCCTGCTGCTGCGTGCCCTGGCGGCCCTAGACCCCCTCGAGAGCGGCCAGGTGTACCTCGAGGGCCGTGTGCAGTCTGCGTGGCCCATGCCGCTGTACCGCGCGCGGGTGATGTACCTGCCGCAACGTCCGGCGTTGGGTCAGGGCCGCGTCCTCGATGAACTGCGCCTTCCTTTTGGGCTGCGGGTTCACGCCCACAGGACCTGGCGCGAGGCAGCGGCCCTCGAAATACTCGAGCAACTGGGACGTCCCGCATCGTTCCTGGAACTCGAGGGGGCCCACCTGTCGGGCGGGGAACGACAACTGGTCGCGCTGGCGCGGGCCCTGCTGCTGAGTCCCTCGGTGCTGCTGCTCGACGAGGCGACCGCTGCCTTAGACCCACAGGCCGTTCGTTGCGCCGAGGACGCCCTGGAGCGCTGGGTGCGTGCCGAGAGCGGACGCGCCCTGGTGTGGGTCAGCCACGACCCGGCGCAGCGGGAACGGGTAGCGGACCGCGAGCTGAACGTCCGGTTGGCCGGAGGGTCACCTTGA
- a CDS encoding ABC transporter permease gives MSAEISLPQVLLAALLMLVTAALSWRMRLGLGRQIVVAGTRMTVQLLLVGLILGWVFALRHPMPVVGIGLIMTLLAAQAAVGRSRRRYARVYLDSFVAVFGSSFVLTGLVLAGILQVRPWFDPQYAVPILGMVLGNTLTGVSLALERFLSEIIGQRDRIEALLALGATRWEAAQGAVASAVRTGMIPTLNSMAVMGIVSLPGMMTGQILAGADPGTAVRYQIVIMFVLAASSAIGSLLVTLLAYRALFDAHSRLRSERLTERHAQH, from the coding sequence TTGAGCGCCGAGATCAGCCTGCCTCAGGTGCTGCTGGCCGCGCTGCTCATGCTGGTGACCGCCGCTTTGTCGTGGCGCATGCGGCTCGGGCTGGGCCGCCAGATCGTGGTTGCCGGGACGCGCATGACCGTGCAACTGCTGCTGGTCGGCCTGATCCTGGGCTGGGTCTTTGCGCTGCGCCACCCGATGCCGGTGGTCGGCATCGGCCTGATCATGACGCTGCTGGCCGCGCAGGCGGCGGTGGGACGCTCGCGGCGCCGTTATGCCCGCGTCTACCTGGACAGCTTCGTGGCCGTGTTCGGCAGTTCTTTCGTGCTCACCGGGCTGGTGCTGGCGGGCATCTTGCAGGTGCGTCCCTGGTTCGATCCGCAGTACGCCGTTCCGATCCTGGGCATGGTGCTGGGCAACACCCTGACCGGCGTCTCGCTGGCGCTGGAACGCTTTCTTTCCGAGATCATCGGGCAACGCGACCGCATCGAGGCCCTGCTGGCCCTGGGGGCCACCCGCTGGGAGGCGGCGCAGGGTGCCGTGGCCTCGGCGGTGCGGACCGGCATGATCCCGACCCTGAACAGCATGGCCGTGATGGGCATCGTGAGTCTGCCGGGCATGATGACCGGCCAGATCCTCGCCGGGGCCGATCCCGGTACGGCCGTCCGCTACCAGATCGTGATCATGTTCGTACTGGCCGCAAGTTCAGCGATCGGCAGCCTGCTGGTCACCCTGCTCGCTTACCGGGCGCTGTTCGACGCGCACAGCCGCTTGCGCAGCGAACGGCTCACCGAGCGGCACGCGCAGCACTAG
- the msrB gene encoding peptide-methionine (R)-S-oxide reductase MsrB has protein sequence MATYTKPSDAELRERLTPEQYAVTQHEATERAFSGAYWNLDEPGIYVDIVSGEPLFCSLDKYDAGCGWPSFTRPISEAVLSTRTDYRLLMPRTEVRSKHADSHLGHVFDDGPAPTGLRYCINSAALRFVPLEHLEAEGYGEYRALFER, from the coding sequence ATGGCGACTTACACCAAACCCAGCGACGCCGAGTTGCGCGAGCGGCTGACGCCCGAACAGTACGCAGTCACCCAGCACGAAGCGACCGAACGCGCCTTTAGCGGCGCGTACTGGAACCTCGACGAACCGGGAATCTACGTGGACATCGTCTCGGGCGAACCGCTCTTCTGCTCGCTCGACAAGTACGACGCGGGCTGCGGCTGGCCCAGCTTCACCCGGCCCATCTCCGAGGCGGTCCTCAGCACCCGCACCGACTACCGGCTGCTCATGCCGCGCACCGAGGTGCGATCCAAACACGCGGACTCGCACCTGGGGCACGTCTTTGACGACGGACCGGCCCCGACCGGCCTGCGCTACTGCATCAACTCGGCCGCGCTGCGCTTCGTGCCCCTCGAGCACCTCGAGGCGGAGGGCTACGGCGAGTACCGGGCGCTGTTCGAGCGCTGA